In Paenibacillus sp. G2S3, a single window of DNA contains:
- a CDS encoding carbohydrate ABC transporter permease, with amino-acid sequence MLLNRYGDHIFKFFVYLILVLVLLVTFLPFWNILVLSLNAAEDTVRGGVYFWPRDITFDSYNQILKDTEIMNGIWVTVKRTVIGAPLSVLVITMLAYPLSRRNLMGRKGWNLYFVFTMYFGGGLIPYYMVLKALNMIDTFSVFILPGLMNVFYMIIVRTFMEGLPGEIEESAKVDGANDLMIFFRIVLPLTTPVLATVGLFQAISHWNAWFDSYAFTYSSDLKTLQAVLVKILSQFQTGGMVSQSQMLANSAKRNAVSSDTIRMAATMVATLPIVLVYPFLQKYFVKGMTLGAVKS; translated from the coding sequence TTTAAGTTTTTTGTATATTTGATTCTTGTCCTTGTGTTGCTAGTTACCTTCTTACCTTTTTGGAATATTCTCGTTCTTTCATTAAATGCTGCTGAGGACACTGTTCGAGGTGGCGTCTACTTTTGGCCAAGAGATATCACCTTTGATAGCTACAACCAAATTTTAAAAGATACCGAAATTATGAATGGGATATGGGTAACGGTTAAACGGACCGTAATTGGTGCACCATTGTCGGTTCTTGTGATTACGATGCTTGCTTATCCGCTAAGCCGGCGGAATTTGATGGGCCGCAAGGGCTGGAACCTTTACTTTGTCTTCACGATGTATTTCGGGGGCGGGCTGATTCCTTATTACATGGTGCTTAAAGCCCTGAATATGATCGACACTTTCTCTGTTTTTATTCTGCCAGGCTTGATGAATGTCTTCTATATGATTATTGTCCGTACCTTTATGGAGGGATTACCTGGTGAGATTGAGGAGTCAGCGAAAGTAGATGGAGCGAACGACTTAATGATTTTCTTCCGGATCGTGCTGCCGTTAACAACACCAGTACTCGCGACAGTGGGCCTCTTTCAGGCAATATCGCATTGGAACGCGTGGTTTGACTCCTATGCATTTACCTACAGCTCGGACCTGAAGACCTTGCAAGCTGTGCTTGTAAAAATACTGAGTCAATTCCAGACCGGAGGTATGGTCTCGCAATCGCAAATGCTGGCTAACTCCGCCAAACGGAATGCTGTTTCAAGCGATACGATCCGGATGGCAGCGACGATGGTTGCAACATTGCCTATCGTTCTAGTATATCCGTTCCTGCAAAAGTATTTTGTTAAGGGTATGACTTTGGGAGCTGTTAAGAGTTAA
- a CDS encoding extracellular solute-binding protein, producing MIKKSKWLSVSMTAALSVGLLAGCSSNDGKDNTNNAAGDNTKQEPITLTWFDSNTKGEPFTDAVAQEITKKTGIEISIQQPTGNPTEKLSLMLASGDYPDVVVMSRGDASLDKYITSGAFVPLDELIEKNGSDIKEMYGDTLTKTRYKDGKNYYLANWYGLDSDPVFGMLMRKNLLADLAPDKADGTTPLTTDELEAILKDFKAKNKTIDGKESIPMTMNGENMGANLGTFKGMWGLKTYYDNNGTLQYDVKDPKYREMLLYVNKLYREGLVEKEFAISKTQTWVQKLATGAVFSTPGAYWDPGNGNGTLKKDGGEDNQLFPYKVVAPGVDPAQTTFGPRSSLGWDAIAITKNNKHPEETMKLFNFLASDEGQHLLLWGQEGVQYTMVDGKRQPDPAFLDSFKENWDDTVKKSGVRKWLWFIKNGLDANEQPYDMAVKYQRSEVDQMAIKSLGDSVWDTAEYDNLSPDGGTPEALTAQKVKDIMDQSITRVIIASTEADANSTFDKMLADMKKAGDEKVEEIFNQKYAERMELWNSK from the coding sequence ATGATAAAGAAAAGCAAATGGTTGAGTGTAAGTATGACTGCCGCATTATCCGTTGGTTTATTAGCGGGCTGCTCCTCTAATGACGGAAAAGACAATACAAATAACGCGGCTGGAGACAATACAAAACAAGAGCCGATTACACTTACATGGTTTGATTCAAATACTAAGGGAGAGCCTTTTACCGATGCAGTCGCTCAGGAAATCACAAAAAAGACTGGCATTGAGATCTCTATTCAGCAACCAACAGGAAATCCGACAGAGAAGCTAAGCTTGATGCTTGCCAGTGGAGACTATCCGGATGTAGTCGTGATGAGCCGTGGGGATGCTTCCCTCGATAAGTACATTACAAGCGGTGCGTTCGTTCCACTCGATGAGTTGATTGAGAAGAATGGCTCTGATATCAAGGAAATGTATGGTGACACACTGACCAAGACTCGTTATAAAGACGGAAAGAACTATTACTTGGCAAACTGGTACGGACTAGATAGTGATCCAGTCTTCGGGATGCTGATGAGAAAAAATCTGCTTGCAGATCTGGCTCCAGACAAAGCAGATGGCACAACACCGCTCACAACAGATGAGTTAGAAGCCATTCTGAAGGATTTTAAAGCAAAAAATAAGACGATTGATGGAAAAGAATCCATTCCAATGACCATGAACGGCGAGAATATGGGCGCTAACCTTGGAACGTTCAAAGGTATGTGGGGTCTGAAAACCTACTATGATAACAATGGAACATTACAATATGATGTTAAAGATCCAAAGTATCGTGAAATGCTGCTCTATGTGAATAAATTATACAGAGAAGGTCTGGTTGAGAAGGAATTTGCCATTAGCAAAACACAAACTTGGGTTCAAAAGCTGGCTACCGGCGCAGTATTCTCCACACCAGGCGCTTATTGGGATCCAGGTAACGGGAATGGAACTTTGAAGAAGGATGGCGGAGAAGATAATCAACTCTTCCCTTACAAGGTTGTTGCCCCAGGTGTAGACCCTGCCCAAACGACATTTGGACCAAGAAGCTCGCTTGGATGGGATGCCATCGCTATTACTAAGAATAACAAGCACCCTGAAGAAACAATGAAGCTGTTCAATTTCTTGGCAAGTGATGAAGGACAGCATTTACTGCTGTGGGGCCAAGAAGGCGTTCAATACACCATGGTGGATGGCAAGAGACAACCGGACCCTGCATTCTTGGATAGCTTCAAGGAAAACTGGGACGACACAGTGAAAAAGAGCGGTGTCCGTAAATGGTTGTGGTTTATCAAGAATGGTCTGGATGCAAATGAACAGCCTTACGATATGGCGGTTAAATATCAACGCAGTGAAGTAGATCAAATGGCGATTAAGAGTCTTGGAGATTCCGTATGGGATACTGCGGAATATGACAATCTCAGTCCTGACGGCGGAACACCTGAAGCACTGACTGCTCAGAAGGTAAAAGATATTATGGATCAAAGCATTACGAGAGTGATTATTGCTTCAACTGAAGCCGATGCCAATTCCACATTCGACAAGATGCTTGCGGATATGAAAAAAGCTGGGGATGAAAAAGTAGAAGAAATCTTCAACCAGAAGTACGCTGAACGTATGGAATTGTGGAATTCAAAATAA